A genomic window from Prunus persica cultivar Lovell chromosome G2, Prunus_persica_NCBIv2, whole genome shotgun sequence includes:
- the LOC18787113 gene encoding B3 domain-containing transcription factor NGA1 — translation MEFMQRDQKGYSDKEDQDQEDQEEEDIISSKFSSSSHNYNNSNYGSSPKYKATFVPPPLPHHHHQYQQQKPWAVHNHGSPEAINFMDLSLNHEQAAADGANNNNNWPPNSEREHMFDKVVTPSDVGKLNRLVIPKQHAERYFPLDSTANDKGLLLNFQDRTGKPWRFRYSYWNSSQSYVMTKGWSRFVKEKKLDAGDIVSFERGVGDSGKDSLYIDWRRRPPPPPPPPHHHHHGQYGNCNDRCGGGEGRLYSLLQRPPPSMMSMPLRHHDYFHPSNNVHHPYHHHHHQIMNHQYLQHQIHHQLQVERDQVVHHHHQYPMVIDSVPFVQHGKMSSSGASAGASTGKRLRLFGVNMECSPNIEEDQTDEHQYQILPSTAIPYNHLPSSSLSAPLELRLPNTIGANQIPLPNTGAADQYLSKKGKSTSLSFYLDS, via the coding sequence ATGGAGTTTATGCAACGAGATCAAAAAGGGTATTCAGATAAGGAAGATCAAGATCAAGAAGATCAAGAGGAAGAGGATATAATTTCCAGTAAGttctcttcttcatctcaTAATTATAACAACAGCAATTATGGGTCATCACCAAAGTACAAAGCCACTTTtgttcctcctcctcttcctcatcatcatcatcagtacCAGCAGCAAAAGCCATGGGCTGTTCATAATCATGGGTCTCCAGAAGCCATCAACTTCATGGACCTATCACTAAACCATGAGCAAGCAGCAGCTGATGGAGCCAATAATAACAACAATTGGCCTCCAAACTCTGAAAGAGAGCACATGTTTGACAAAGTTGTCACGCCAAGTGATGTGGGAAAACTCAACCGGCTAGTCATACCCAAGCAACATGCCGAGAGATACTTCCCGCTTGACTCTACAGCCAACGACAAGGGCCTCCTCTTGAACTTCCAAGACCGGACCGGGAAGCCGTGGCGGTTTAGGTACTCCTACTGGAACAGCAGCCAGAGCTATGTGATGACCAAAGGGTGGAGCCGTTTtgtgaaggagaagaagctgGATGCCGGTGACATTGTGTCGTTTGAGCGCGGGGTTGGGGACTCAGGTAAGGACAGCTTGTACATTGACTGGAGGCGCcgccctcctcctcctcctcctcccccaCATCATCACCACCATGGACAGTATGGTAATTGCAATGACAGATGTGGTGGAGGTGAAGGCAGGCTATACTCCCTGCTTCAGCGGCCGCCTCCATCCATGATGTCCATGCCTCTTAGACACCATGACTATTTTCATCCAAGCAACAATGTTCATCATCCgtaccatcatcatcaccaccagATCATGAACCATCAATATTTGCAGCATCAGATTCATCATCAATTGCAAGTGGAAAGGGATCAAGTggttcatcatcatcatcagtatCCGATGGTGATTGATTCTGTGCCGTTTGTTCAACATGGGAAGATGAGTTCCAGTGGAGCTAGCGCTGGTGCCTCTACCGGTAAGCGGCTTAGGCTATTCGGTGTGAACATGGAGTGTTCTCCAAACATTGAAGAAGATCAAACAgatgaacatcaataccagaTACTGCCTTCAACAGCAATACCATATAATCATCTTCCTTCCTCTTCGCTTTCTGCTCCTCTTGAATTAAGGCTGCCCAATACTATTGGT